The Falco rusticolus isolate bFalRus1 chromosome 5, bFalRus1.pri, whole genome shotgun sequence genome has a segment encoding these proteins:
- the PHYH gene encoding phytanoyl-CoA dioxygenase, peroxisomal, with product MRGCSEHARLLAHVRPRQRLRRPAGRCCSPAVRTAGPGTERSGRPGVMEQLGKRPGPAARLDIILRHLSPRLAAAPAPASFPTSAQVSAVPQPGRFCYTLDNDVLTTEQRQFYEDNGYLLIKKLVSDEDIERFRKEFVRICKKEVHLPGAMIMKDESLRSQYGQSEKVVNKVQDFQEDEELFRYCTLPEILRYVECFTGPNIMAMHTMLINKLPDSDKQTFLHPMHQDLHYFPFRPAARIVCSWTAMERADQDNGCLVVQPGTHKEPLKPHGYPKWEGKTNKLFHGLLDEDEQSPRVHLVMEKGDTVFFHPLLIHGSGINKTSGFRKSISCHFASSECYYIDVKNTTQEHLEKEMAEMVHKKYNMASMELRDMWNFRARLVQGERINL from the exons ATGCGCGGCTGCTCTGAGCACGCACGGCTGCTGGCGCATGTGCGGCCAAGGCAGAGGCTGCGGAGGCCGGCGGGGCGCTGCTGCTCCCCGGCCGTTCGTACCGCCGGGCCGGGGACGGAGCGTTCCGGCCGCCCGGGCGTGatggagcagctggggaagcgGCCTGGGCCGGCGGCTCGGCTGGACATCATCCTCCGGCACCTCTCCCCGCGGCTGGCCGCAGCCCCGGCTCCT GCAAGCTTTCCTACTTCAGCCCAAGTTAGCGCTGTTCCTCAGCCAGGGAGGTTTTG CTACACCCTGGACAACGATGTCCTCACCACAGAGCAAAGGCAGTTCTACGAAGACAACGGCTATCTGCTCATTAAGAAGCTTGTTTCTGATGAAGACATTGAGCGCTTCAG GAAGGAGTTTGTGAGGATCTGTAAAAAAGAAGTGCATCTACCAGGAGCTATGATTATGAAAGATGAGTCCCTGAGATCCCAGTATGGTCAGTCTGAAAAAGTAGTTAATAAAGTGCAGGACTTCCAGGAAGATGAAGAGTTGTTCAGATACTGTACTCTgccagag ATCCTCAGATATGTTGAGTGCTTCACAGGGCCAAACATCATGGCAATGCACACCATGCTGATAAATAAACTTCCAGATTCTG ATAAACAGACTTTTCTTCACCCCATGCATCAGGACTTGCACTATTTCCCCTTCCGGCCTGCAGCCCGCATCGTGTGCTCCTGGACCGCCATGGAGAGGGCCGACCAGGACAATGGGTGCCTGGTCGTGCAGCCAGGGACGCACAAGGAGCCCCTGAAGCCTCATGGCTATCCCAAGTGGGAG GGTAAAACCAACAAACTTTTCCATGGACTGCTTGATGAAGATGAGCAGAGTCCCAGGGTTCACCTTGTCATGGAGAAGGGAGACACAGTGTTCTTCCATCCCCTGCTCATTCATGGCTCTGGGATAAACAAGACATCAGGTTTCCGAAAG AGCATAAGCTGTCACTTTGCCAGCTCAGAGTGCTACTACATTGACGTCAAGAACACGACTCAAGAGCACCTGgagaaagaaatggcagaaatgGTTCACAAGAAATACAACATGGCTTCCATGGAACTCAGG gatATGTGGAACTTCCGAGCACGGCTTGTGCAAGGGGAAAGAATCAACCTGTAG